Proteins found in one Physeter macrocephalus isolate SW-GA unplaced genomic scaffold, ASM283717v5 random_74, whole genome shotgun sequence genomic segment:
- the CHRM4 gene encoding muscarinic acetylcholine receptor M4, whose protein sequence is MANFTPVNGSLGNQSVRLVTSTHNRYETVEMVFIATVTGSLSLVTVVGNILVMLSIKVNRQLQTVNNYFLFSLACADLIIGAFSMNLYTVYIIKGYWPLGAVVCDLWLALDYVVSNASVMNLLIISFDRYFCVTKPLTYPARRTTKMAGLMIAAAWVLSFVLWAPAILFWQFVVGKRTVPDNQCFIQFLSNPAVTFGTAIAAFYLPVVIMTVLYIHISLASRSRVHKHRPEGPKEKKAKTLAFLKSPLMKQSVKKPPPGEASRGELRNGKLQEAPPPVLPPPPRPVADKDTSNESSSGSATQNTKERPPTELSTTEATTPATPAPPLQPRTLNPASKWSKIQIVTKQTGNECVTAIEIVPATPAGMRPAANVARKFASIARNQVRKKRQMAARERKVTRTIFAILLAFILTWTPYNVMVLVNTFCQSCIPDTVWSIGYWLCYVNSTINPACYALCNATFKKTFRHLLLCQYRNIGTAR, encoded by the coding sequence ATGGCGAACTTCACACCGGTCAATGGCAGCTTGGGCAACCAGTCTGTGCGCCTGGTCACGTCAACCCATAACCGCTACGAGACAGTGGAGATGGTGTTCATTGCCACAGTGACGGGCTCACTGAGCCTCGTGACTGTCGTGGGCAATATCCTGGTGATGCTGTCCATCAAAGTCAACAGGCAACTGCAGACGGTCAACAACTACTTCCTCTTCAGCCTGGCATGTGCCGATCTCATCATAGGCGCTTTCTCCATGAACCTCTACACCGTGTACATCATCAAGGGCTACTGGCCTCTGGGTGCCGTGGTGTGTGACCTGTGGCTGGCCCTGGACTATGTGGTGAGCAATGCCTCTGTCATGAACCTGCTCATCATCAGCTTTGACCGGTACTTCTGCGTCACCAAGCCTCTCACCTACCCAGCGCGGCGTACCACCAAGATGGCAGGCCTCATGATTGCCGCTGCCTGGGTCCTGTCCTTCGTGCTCTGGGCACCTGCCATCTTGTTCTGGCAGTTTGTGGTGGGCAAGCGGACGGTGCCAGACAACCAGTGCTTCATCCAGTTTTTGTCCAACCCGGCGGTGACCTTCGGCACGGCCATCGCTGCCTTCTACCTGCCTGTGGTCATCATGACGGTGCTCTACATCCACATCTCCCTGGCCAGTCGCAGCCGAGTTCACAAGCACCGGCCCGAAGGCCCTAAGGAGAAGAAGGCCAAGACCCTGGCCTTCCTCAAGAGCCCCCTGATGAAGCAGAGTGTCAAGAAACCGCCCCCAGGAGAAGCTTCTCGGGGGGAGCTGCGCAACGGGAAGCTACAGGAGGCCCCTCCGCCGGTCCTCCCCCCACCGCCACGCCCAGTGGCTGACAAGGACACCTCCAATGAGTCCAGCTCGGGCAGCGCCACCCAGAACACCAAGGAACGACCACCCACAGAGCTGTCAACCACAGAGGCCACCACGCCCGCCACACCTGCACCTCCCCTGCAGCCACGGACCCTCAATCCGGCCTCCAAATGGTCCAAGATCCAGATTGTGACGAAGCAGACAGGCAACGAGTGTGTGACAGCCATTGAGATTGTGCCTGCCACGCCGGCTGGCATGCGTCCAGCGGCCAATGTGGCCCGTAAGTTTGCCAGCATCGCCCGCAACCAGGTGCGCAAGAAGCGGCAGATGGCGGCCCGGGAGCGCAAGGTGACTCGGACCATCTTTGCCATTCTGCTAGCTTTCATCCTCACCTGGACGCCCTACAATGTCATGGTCCTGGTGAACACCTTCTGCCAGAGCTGCATCCCTGACACCGTGTGGTCCATCGGCTACTGGCTCTGCTACGTCAACAGCACCATCAACCCGGCCTGCTATGCCCTCTGCAATGCCACCTTTAAAAAGACCTTCAGGCACCTGCTGCTATGCCAGTATCGGAACATCGGCACTGCCAGGTAG
- the MDK gene encoding midkine isoform X2 produces the protein MQRRGFLLLALLALLALTSAVAKKKDKVKKGGPGSECAEWIWGPCTPSSKDCGVGFREGTCGAQTQRIRCRVPCNWKKEFGADCKYKFESWGACDGGTGTKARQGTLKKARYNAQCQETIRVTKPCTPKTKAKAKAKKGKGKD, from the exons ATGCAGCGCCGAGGTTTcctcctcctcgccctcctcGCCCTGCTGGCCCTCACCTCCGCGGTGGCCAAAAAGAAAG ACAAAGTGAAGAAGGGAGGCCCGGGGAGCGAGTGCGCGGAGTGGATCTGGGGGCCCTGCACCCCCAGCAGCAAGGACTGCGGCGTGGGTTTCCGCGAGGGCACCTGCGGGGCCCAGACGCAACGCATCCGGTGCCGGGTGCCCTGTAACTGGAAGAAGGAGTTTGGAG CCGACTGCAAGTACAAGTTTGAGAGCTGGGGGGCGTGTGATGGGGGCACAGGCACCAAAGCCCGCCAAGGCACCCTGAAGAAGGCGCGGTACAATGCCCAGTGCCAGGAGACTATTCGTGTGACCAAGCCCTGCACCCCCAAGACCAAAGCCAAGGCCAAAG ccaagaaagggaagggaaaggactAG
- the MDK gene encoding midkine isoform X1, with protein sequence MQRRGFLLLALLALLALTSAVAKKKDKVKKGGPGSECAEWIWGPCTPSSKDCGVGFREGTCGAQTQRIRCRVPCNWKKEFGADCKYKFESWGACDGGTGTKARQGTLKKARYNAQCQETIRVTKPCTPKTKAKAKASFLTHSSPGGQQGRGESAHFSAKKGKGKD encoded by the exons ATGCAGCGCCGAGGTTTcctcctcctcgccctcctcGCCCTGCTGGCCCTCACCTCCGCGGTGGCCAAAAAGAAAG ACAAAGTGAAGAAGGGAGGCCCGGGGAGCGAGTGCGCGGAGTGGATCTGGGGGCCCTGCACCCCCAGCAGCAAGGACTGCGGCGTGGGTTTCCGCGAGGGCACCTGCGGGGCCCAGACGCAACGCATCCGGTGCCGGGTGCCCTGTAACTGGAAGAAGGAGTTTGGAG CCGACTGCAAGTACAAGTTTGAGAGCTGGGGGGCGTGTGATGGGGGCACAGGCACCAAAGCCCGCCAAGGCACCCTGAAGAAGGCGCGGTACAATGCCCAGTGCCAGGAGACTATTCGTGTGACCAAGCCCTGCACCCCCAAGACCAAAGCCAAGGCCAAAG CTTCATTCCTGActcacagcagccctggaggCCAACAGGGCAGAGGGGAATCTGCCCACTTCTCAG ccaagaaagggaagggaaaggactAG